Proteins from a genomic interval of Quercus lobata isolate SW786 chromosome 11, ValleyOak3.0 Primary Assembly, whole genome shotgun sequence:
- the LOC115966450 gene encoding zinc finger BED domain-containing protein RICESLEEPER 2-like — MAGVNAYHFDQDESRKELARMIILHEYPLSIVDHIGFRRYSTSLQPLFKMVCRNTIKKDITSIYDHEREKSIHEIEKNRSRIAITTDMWNSQNKKRGFMVVTAHFIDDFWRLQSRVMRFIYVPSPHTKEVLSDVLLQTLLEWSIDRKLSTMTVDNCSTNDVVINIILDKLQRSTLVMRGSMLHMRCAAHVLNLIVQDGLNVIGSCIEKVRESVGFLTGSTKRRQRFTDTARQLHVECTKELALDCKTRWNSTYLMLSTAIEYRDVFFRLSQRESSYKCIPKEEEWEMTSSICERLALFYKVTELFSEKFDCYWNVIHGVMAVATILDPRHKIELLEYYFPLIYGDEAENEIQRVRDTCYEMIRDYTSGRMGREGLSSVVDGIEANTFQNILDDSDDEEESGVTTLGESETYS, encoded by the exons ATGGCAGGTGTGAATGCTTATCATTTTGATCAAGATGAATCAAGAAAAGAACTCGCACGTATGATCATCTTGCATGAGTATCCCCTTTCTATAGTTGATCACATTGGCTTTAGAAGATATTCAACTTCTCTTCAACCATTGTTCAAGATGGTTTGTAGGAACACAATCAAGAAGGACATTACGAGCATCTATGATCATGAAAGGGAGAAATCAATACATGAAATAGAAAAGAATCGGAGTAGAATTGCTATTACCACTGATATGTGgaattcacaaaacaaaaagcGAGGGTTTATGGTTGTAACAGCACACTTCATTGATGATTTCTGGAGATTACAAAGCCGAGTTATGAG gTTTATTTATGTGCCATCTCCACATACAAAAGAAGTGCTTTCTGATGTCCTTTTACAAACCTTGTTGGAATGGAGCATTGATAGGAAGTTATCTACTATGACAGTGGACAATTGTAGTACCAATGATGTAGTTATAAATATTATACTAGACAAGCTTCAACGTAGTACCCTTGTTATGCGTGGATCAATGTTGCATATGCGTTGTGCAGCACATGTTCTTAATTTGATTGTTCAGGATGGTTTGAATGTTATTGGATCATGCATTGAGAAGGTTCGTGAGAGTGTGGGATTTTTGACTGGATCAACAAAAAGAAGGCAACGATTTACAGATACGGCTCGACAATTACATGTTGAATGTACCAAAGAACTAGCCCTTGATTGTAAGACTCGCTGGAACTCTACCTATCTTATGCTTTCTACTGCTATAGAGTATCGAGATGTCTTTTTTCGATTGAGCCAAAGGGAGTCATCTTATAAGTGTATTCCAAAAGAGGAAGAATGGGAGATGACAAGTAGTATATGTGAGAGATTGGCATTGTTTTACAAGGTTACAGAGCTATTCTCAG AAAAATTTGACTGTTATTGGAATGTGATTCACGGTGTTATGGCTGTGGCAACCATTTTAGACCCAAGACATAAGATTGAATTGTTGGAATATTATTTTCCTCTTATTTATGGTGATGAAGctgaaaatgaaattcaaagAGTTAGAGATACTTGCTATGAAATGATTCGTGACTATACTTCTGGGAGAATGGGTAGGGAAG